One window of Streptomyces sp. NBC_00273 genomic DNA carries:
- a CDS encoding nucleoside triphosphate pyrophosphatase gives MTATPEPRTTGRTLVLASASPARLNLLRQAGLAPHVIVSGFDEDTLNHDEPAALALALAEAKAAVVAGLDEAAGALVIGCDSVLELDGEALGKPADAEEATARWKAMRGRAGVLRTGHCVIDTADGRQVSATASTTVRFGEPTDAEVAAYVASGEPLHVAGAFTLDGLSAPFIDGIDGDHGNVIGLSLPLLRSLLGELDVSITDLWA, from the coding sequence ATGACTGCGACACCTGAGCCCCGGACGACCGGGCGCACGCTCGTCCTCGCCTCCGCTTCCCCCGCCCGGCTGAACCTGCTGCGGCAGGCCGGGCTCGCCCCGCACGTGATCGTCAGCGGTTTCGACGAGGACACCCTGAACCACGACGAGCCGGCCGCCCTGGCGCTGGCCCTGGCCGAGGCGAAGGCCGCCGTCGTGGCGGGGCTGGACGAGGCCGCGGGCGCGCTGGTGATCGGCTGCGACTCGGTGCTGGAGCTGGACGGCGAGGCCCTGGGCAAGCCGGCGGACGCCGAGGAGGCCACCGCGCGCTGGAAGGCGATGCGCGGGCGGGCGGGCGTGCTGCGCACCGGGCACTGCGTGATCGACACGGCGGACGGCCGTCAGGTCTCGGCCACGGCGTCGACGACGGTCCGGTTCGGTGAGCCCACGGACGCCGAGGTGGCGGCGTACGTGGCGAGCGGGGAACCCCTGCACGTGGCCGGGGCGTTCACCCTGGACGGGCTGTCGGCGCCGTTCATCGACGGCATCGACGGGGATCACGGCAACGTCATCGGGCTGTCGTTGCCGCTGCTGCGTTCCCTGCTGGGCGAACTGGACGTGTCCATCACGGACTTGTGGGCTTGA
- a CDS encoding enoyl-CoA hydratase/isomerase family protein — protein MASESAFESEFVAVRRHEGGVAELALDRPKAMNAVSTAMARALGAACAELAADRSVRVVVLSSTSERAFCVGADLKERNSFSDTELVRQRPTTRGAYGGVLALPMPTVAAVHGFALGGGFELALACDVIVADETAVVGLPEVSVGVIPGGGGTQLLPRRVGAARAAELIFTARRVEAAEALSLGLVDSLVPAGQDTAEALALASRMAANSPVGLRAAKRALRLGHGMDLEAGLEIEDAAWRTVAFSGDRVEGVAAFNEKRKPNWPGE, from the coding sequence ATGGCGTCCGAGTCCGCATTCGAGTCGGAGTTCGTGGCGGTACGCCGCCACGAGGGCGGGGTCGCGGAGCTGGCCCTGGACCGCCCCAAGGCGATGAACGCGGTGTCGACCGCGATGGCGCGTGCCCTCGGGGCGGCCTGTGCCGAGCTGGCCGCCGACCGGTCCGTACGCGTGGTCGTGCTCTCCTCGACGTCCGAGCGGGCCTTCTGCGTCGGTGCGGACCTCAAGGAGCGGAACTCCTTCTCGGACACCGAGCTGGTCCGGCAGCGGCCGACCACGCGGGGGGCGTACGGGGGCGTGCTGGCGCTGCCGATGCCGACGGTCGCGGCGGTGCACGGGTTCGCCCTGGGCGGCGGCTTCGAGCTGGCCCTGGCCTGCGACGTGATCGTCGCCGACGAGACCGCGGTGGTGGGCCTGCCCGAGGTCTCGGTGGGCGTGATCCCCGGCGGCGGGGGCACGCAGCTGCTGCCGCGCCGGGTGGGTGCGGCACGGGCCGCGGAGCTGATCTTCACGGCGCGCCGGGTCGAGGCGGCCGAGGCGCTGTCCCTGGGGCTGGTGGACTCGTTGGTCCCGGCCGGCCAGGACACGGCGGAGGCGCTGGCGCTGGCGTCCCGGATGGCGGCGAACTCCCCGGTGGGCCTGCGGGCGGCCAAGCGGGCGCTGCGGCTGGGGCACGGGATGGACCTGGAGGCCGGTCTGGAGATCGAGGACGCGGCCTGGCGGACGGTGGCGTTCTCGGGCGACCGGGTGGAGGGCGTCGCGGCGTTCAACGAGAAGCGCAAGCCGAACTGGCCGGGGGAGTAG
- a CDS encoding biotin--[acetyl-CoA-carboxylase] ligase has translation MTPSDASAGASSGRWSSLDRPPLNAAALQRALVTGDGLWTSVEVVASTGSTNTDLATRAAQLPEGAVLVAEEQSAGRGRLDRSWVAPARSGLFFSVLLKPGDAVPQERWGWLTLLAGVATATGLSRAAGVDTALKWPNDLLVTVDGEERKTGGILAERVEDGVVLGIGLNVTLTEDELPVPAAGSLALAKASVTDRDPLLRTVLRSLEEWYGRWRAAGGDPAASGLQETYAAGCATLGRHVRAELPGGRTLTGTAEAVDTDGRLVIRTAEDRHETVGAGDVIHLRSVH, from the coding sequence ATGACGCCATCAGATGCCTCAGCAGGAGCTTCCTCCGGTCGCTGGTCGAGCCTGGACCGGCCGCCCCTCAATGCCGCCGCCCTCCAGAGGGCCCTCGTCACCGGGGACGGGCTGTGGACCTCCGTGGAGGTCGTCGCCAGTACCGGGTCCACCAATACCGACCTTGCCACCCGGGCGGCGCAGCTGCCCGAGGGGGCGGTGCTCGTCGCCGAGGAGCAGAGCGCCGGGCGCGGGCGGCTGGACCGGAGCTGGGTCGCCCCCGCGCGGTCGGGGTTGTTCTTCTCCGTCCTGCTCAAGCCGGGCGACGCGGTGCCGCAGGAGCGGTGGGGGTGGCTGACGCTGCTGGCGGGCGTGGCCACCGCGACCGGGCTGTCCCGGGCGGCCGGCGTGGACACCGCCCTCAAGTGGCCCAACGACCTGCTGGTCACCGTGGACGGCGAGGAGCGCAAGACCGGCGGGATCCTCGCCGAGCGGGTCGAGGACGGCGTGGTCCTCGGGATCGGTCTCAACGTCACCCTGACCGAGGACGAGCTGCCGGTGCCGGCCGCGGGGTCGCTGGCGCTGGCCAAGGCCTCCGTGACCGACCGGGACCCGCTGCTGCGGACCGTCCTGCGGTCCCTGGAGGAGTGGTACGGCAGGTGGCGCGCGGCCGGTGGCGACCCCGCGGCCAGCGGCCTCCAGGAGACCTACGCGGCGGGCTGCGCGACCCTCGGCCGGCACGTCCGCGCGGAACTGCCCGGCGGGCGCACCCTCACCGGAACGGCCGAAGCGGTGGACACCGATGGCCGCCTGGTGATCCGTACGGCCGAGGACCGGCACGAGACGGTGGGCGCGGGCGACGTCATCCACCTGCGTTCCGTGCACTGA
- a CDS encoding acyl-CoA carboxylase subunit beta — MSHPSEPIDMHTTAGKIADLQRRIDEATHAGSARAVEKQHAKGKLTARERVALLLDEGSFVELDEFARHRSTNFGLEKTRPYGDGVVTGYGTVDGRPVAVFSQDFTVFGGALGETYGQKIMKVMDFALKTGCPLVGINDSGGARIQEGVSALGMYGEIFRRNVHASGVIPQISLIVGPCAGGAVYSPAITDFTVMVDQTSHMFITGPDVIKTVTGEDVGFEELGGARTHNSTSGVAHHMAGDEKDAIEYVKSLLAYLPSNNLSEPPSFPEEADTEVSDADRELDVLIPDSANQPYDMHTVIEHVLDDAEFLETQALFAPNILTGFGRVEGHPVGIVANQPMQFAGCLDIDASEKAARFVRTCDAFNVPVLTFVDVPGFLPGTDQEYNGIIRRGAKLIYAYAEATVPLITVITRKAFGGAYDVMGSKHLGADLNLAWPTAQIAVMGAQGAVNILHRRTIAEAAPEEVEETRARLIAEYEDALLNPYTAAERGYIDAVTMPSETRAHVVKGLRQLRTKRESLPPKKHGNIPL, encoded by the coding sequence ATGTCACATCCGTCAGAGCCGATCGACATGCACACCACCGCGGGCAAGATCGCGGATCTGCAGCGCCGCATCGACGAAGCCACCCACGCCGGGTCCGCGCGTGCCGTGGAGAAGCAGCACGCCAAGGGCAAGCTGACGGCGCGTGAGCGGGTTGCCCTGCTGCTGGACGAGGGATCCTTCGTCGAGCTCGACGAGTTCGCCCGGCACCGTTCCACCAACTTCGGGCTGGAGAAGACCCGGCCCTACGGCGACGGCGTCGTCACCGGATACGGCACGGTGGACGGCCGTCCGGTGGCCGTGTTCTCGCAGGACTTCACCGTCTTCGGCGGGGCCCTCGGCGAGACCTACGGCCAGAAGATCATGAAGGTCATGGACTTCGCGCTGAAGACCGGATGCCCCCTCGTCGGCATCAACGACTCCGGCGGCGCCCGCATCCAGGAGGGTGTCAGCGCGCTGGGCATGTACGGCGAGATCTTCCGCCGCAACGTCCACGCCTCCGGCGTGATCCCGCAGATCAGCCTGATCGTCGGGCCCTGCGCGGGCGGCGCCGTGTACTCCCCCGCGATCACCGACTTCACGGTCATGGTCGACCAGACCTCGCACATGTTCATCACCGGCCCGGACGTCATCAAGACGGTCACCGGCGAGGACGTCGGCTTCGAGGAGCTGGGCGGGGCACGCACGCACAACAGCACGTCCGGCGTCGCGCACCACATGGCGGGCGACGAGAAGGACGCCATCGAGTACGTGAAGTCACTGCTCGCGTACCTGCCGTCGAACAACCTCTCCGAGCCGCCCTCCTTCCCGGAGGAGGCGGACACCGAGGTCTCCGACGCCGACCGCGAGCTCGACGTGCTGATCCCGGACAGCGCCAACCAGCCGTACGACATGCACACCGTGATCGAGCACGTGCTCGACGACGCGGAGTTCCTGGAGACGCAGGCGCTCTTCGCGCCGAACATCCTGACCGGCTTCGGCCGGGTCGAGGGCCACCCGGTGGGCATCGTCGCCAACCAGCCGATGCAGTTCGCCGGCTGCCTGGACATCGACGCCTCCGAGAAGGCGGCGCGGTTCGTGCGGACCTGCGACGCCTTCAACGTCCCGGTGCTGACCTTCGTGGACGTCCCGGGCTTCCTTCCGGGCACCGACCAGGAGTACAACGGAATCATCCGGCGCGGCGCCAAGCTCATCTACGCGTACGCCGAGGCCACCGTTCCGCTGATCACCGTCATCACCCGCAAGGCCTTCGGCGGCGCCTACGACGTCATGGGCTCCAAGCACCTCGGCGCGGACCTGAACCTGGCCTGGCCGACCGCGCAGATCGCCGTCATGGGGGCGCAGGGCGCCGTGAACATCCTGCACCGCCGCACCATCGCGGAAGCCGCTCCCGAGGAGGTGGAGGAGACCCGGGCCCGGCTCATCGCCGAGTACGAGGACGCGCTGCTCAACCCGTACACGGCGGCCGAGCGCGGGTACATCGACGCGGTGACCATGCCGTCCGAAACCCGGGCGCACGTGGTGAAGGGGCTCCGGCAGCTGCGTACCAAGCGGGAGTCCCTGCCCCCGAAGAAGCACGGCAACATCCCGCTCTAG
- the hutH gene encoding histidine ammonia-lyase: protein MHTVVVGTSGTTAEDVIAVARGNARVELSAEALDALARAREIVDALAAKPEPVYGVSTGFGALASRHISPELRAQLQRNIVRSHAAGMGPRVEREVVRALMFLRLKTVASGHTGVRPSVAQTMADVLNAGITPVVHEYGSLGCSGDLAPLSHCALALMGEGDAEGPDGTVRPAGELLAEAGIEPVVLREKEGLALLNGTDGMLGMLIMALADLGKLYTSADITAALTLEALLGTEKVLQPELHAIRPHPGQGASAANMAAVLEGSGLVRHYQEETAPRVQDAYSVRCAPQVAGAGRDTMAHAALVASRELAAAVDNPVVLPDGRVESNGNFHGAPVAYVLDFLAIAAADLGSIAERRTDRLLDKNRSHGLPPFLADDAGVDSGLMIAQYTQAALVSEMKRLAVPASADSIPSSAMQEDHVSMGWSAARKLRTAVDNLTRIIAIELYAATRAIELRHGLTPAPASQAAIAGARAAGVQGPGPDRFLAPDLAAADEFIRTGGLLAAVEPVTGPLA from the coding sequence ATGCACACTGTCGTGGTGGGGACGTCCGGGACCACCGCCGAGGACGTCATCGCCGTAGCCCGCGGCAACGCACGCGTCGAGCTCTCCGCGGAGGCGCTCGATGCACTGGCCCGGGCCCGCGAGATCGTCGACGCCCTTGCCGCCAAGCCCGAGCCCGTCTACGGCGTGTCCACCGGGTTCGGTGCGCTCGCCTCCCGGCACATCAGCCCCGAGCTGCGTGCCCAGCTCCAGCGCAACATCGTCCGCTCGCACGCCGCCGGCATGGGCCCGCGCGTCGAGCGGGAGGTCGTCCGCGCGCTGATGTTCCTCCGCCTCAAGACCGTCGCCTCCGGTCACACCGGCGTGCGCCCCTCCGTCGCGCAGACCATGGCCGACGTGCTCAACGCCGGGATCACCCCCGTCGTCCACGAGTACGGCTCCCTGGGCTGCTCCGGCGACCTCGCCCCGCTGTCCCACTGCGCGCTCGCCCTCATGGGCGAGGGCGACGCCGAGGGCCCGGACGGCACCGTCCGCCCCGCCGGTGAGCTGCTCGCCGAAGCCGGCATCGAGCCGGTCGTGCTCCGGGAGAAGGAGGGCCTCGCCCTCCTCAACGGCACCGACGGCATGCTCGGCATGCTGATCATGGCCCTCGCCGACCTCGGCAAGCTCTACACCTCCGCCGACATCACCGCCGCCCTCACCCTGGAGGCGCTGCTCGGTACGGAGAAGGTGCTCCAGCCCGAGCTGCACGCCATCCGTCCGCACCCGGGGCAGGGTGCCTCCGCCGCGAACATGGCCGCCGTCCTGGAGGGCTCCGGACTCGTCCGCCACTACCAGGAGGAGACCGCCCCGCGCGTGCAGGACGCCTACTCCGTGCGCTGCGCCCCGCAGGTCGCCGGCGCCGGCCGCGACACCATGGCGCACGCCGCCCTGGTGGCCTCCCGCGAGCTGGCCGCCGCCGTCGACAACCCGGTGGTGCTGCCCGACGGGCGCGTGGAGTCCAACGGCAACTTCCACGGGGCCCCGGTCGCCTACGTGCTGGACTTCCTCGCCATCGCGGCCGCCGACCTCGGTTCCATCGCCGAGCGCCGCACCGACCGGCTGCTCGACAAGAACCGCTCGCACGGCCTGCCGCCGTTCCTCGCGGACGACGCCGGCGTGGACTCCGGTCTGATGATCGCCCAGTACACGCAGGCCGCCCTGGTCAGCGAGATGAAGCGGCTCGCGGTGCCGGCCTCGGCCGACTCGATCCCCTCCTCCGCCATGCAGGAGGACCACGTCTCGATGGGCTGGTCGGCCGCGCGCAAGCTCCGTACCGCCGTCGACAACCTGACGCGGATCATCGCCATCGAGCTCTACGCGGCCACCCGCGCCATCGAGCTGCGCCACGGGCTGACCCCGGCCCCGGCCAGCCAGGCCGCGATCGCGGGCGCCCGCGCGGCGGGCGTGCAGGGCCCCGGGCCGGATCGTTTCCTCGCCCCTGACCTGGCCGCCGCCGACGAGTTCATCCGTACCGGAGGCCTCCTGGCCGCGGTGGAGCCGGTGACGGGTCCGCTCGCCTGA
- a CDS encoding acyl-CoA carboxylase epsilon subunit encodes MIKVVKGNPTPEELAAALAVVQARAAALAMAPSLAPQVADEWSAPARVARRRVPHPGPRAWGRTYWPA; translated from the coding sequence GTGATCAAGGTCGTCAAGGGCAACCCGACCCCGGAGGAGCTGGCCGCCGCACTGGCGGTGGTCCAAGCGCGCGCGGCGGCGCTGGCCATGGCCCCGTCGCTCGCTCCGCAGGTCGCGGACGAGTGGTCGGCGCCGGCCCGGGTGGCCCGGCGGCGGGTTCCGCATCCGGGGCCGCGGGCCTGGGGCCGTACGTACTGGCCCGCGTAG
- a CDS encoding adenylate/guanylate cyclase domain-containing protein → MTVDDPTSSASAGGGSASGPGTPIGRDQHTPHHEVDHTVQPTADPLAIRLEQLILGAERRYTPFQAARSAGVSMELASRFWRAMGFADIGQARALTEADVLALRRLAGLVEAGLLSEPMAVQVARSTGQTTARLAEWQIDSFLEGLTEPPEPGMTRTEVTYPLVELLLPELEEFLVYVWRRQLAAATGRVVQVADDDEMVDRRLAVGFADLVGFTRLTRRLEEEELGELVESFETTAADLVAAYGGRLIKTLGDEVLYCADDAATAAEIALRLIETMELDPQMPELRVGIAFGTVTTRMGDVFGTTVNLASRLTSIAPKDAVLVDGAMAEELSRTGAAPVSEKEAETAPEEGASYRFALQPMWQRPVRGLGVVEPWSLTRRKPKIPR, encoded by the coding sequence TTGACCGTCGACGACCCTACGTCCAGCGCGTCCGCCGGTGGCGGCTCCGCTTCCGGCCCGGGTACCCCGATCGGCCGTGACCAGCACACGCCGCACCACGAGGTCGACCACACGGTCCAGCCGACGGCGGATCCGCTCGCCATCCGGCTGGAGCAGCTGATCCTCGGTGCCGAGCGCCGGTACACCCCGTTCCAGGCCGCCCGGAGCGCGGGCGTGTCCATGGAGCTGGCTTCGCGCTTCTGGCGGGCCATGGGCTTCGCCGACATCGGGCAGGCCCGGGCGCTGACCGAGGCCGACGTGCTGGCCCTGCGCCGGCTCGCCGGCCTGGTGGAGGCCGGGCTGCTGTCCGAGCCGATGGCCGTGCAGGTGGCGCGGTCCACGGGGCAGACCACCGCCCGGTTGGCGGAGTGGCAGATCGACTCGTTCCTGGAGGGGCTGACGGAGCCGCCGGAGCCGGGCATGACCCGTACGGAGGTCACGTACCCCCTGGTCGAGCTGCTGCTGCCCGAGCTGGAGGAGTTCCTCGTCTACGTGTGGCGGCGCCAGCTGGCGGCCGCGACCGGGCGCGTGGTGCAGGTGGCCGACGACGACGAGATGGTCGACCGGCGGCTCGCGGTGGGCTTCGCCGACCTGGTGGGCTTCACGCGCCTGACCCGGCGGCTGGAGGAGGAGGAGCTCGGCGAGCTGGTCGAGTCCTTCGAGACGACCGCGGCGGACCTGGTGGCCGCGTACGGCGGCCGGCTGATCAAGACCCTCGGCGACGAGGTGCTCTACTGCGCCGACGACGCGGCGACGGCGGCGGAGATCGCGCTGCGGCTGATCGAGACGATGGAGCTCGACCCGCAGATGCCCGAGCTGCGGGTCGGGATCGCCTTCGGCACGGTGACCACCCGGATGGGCGATGTCTTCGGGACCACGGTGAACCTGGCCAGCCGGCTGACGTCCATAGCCCCCAAGGACGCGGTGCTGGTGGACGGGGCGATGGCCGAGGAGCTCTCCCGGACCGGGGCCGCCCCGGTGTCGGAGAAGGAGGCCGAGACGGCACCCGAGGAGGGTGCGTCCTACCGGTTCGCGCTCCAGCCGATGTGGCAGCGGCCGGTGCGCGGCCTCGGCGTCGTGGAGCCCTGGTCGCTGACGCGACGGAAGCCTAAGATCCCCCGGTAA
- a CDS encoding L,D-transpeptidase — MEWRVRTDSMRRSRSLVAISAVLGGVLMLTACGGGDDAKPKGSEASKAQADVDAAAAKDTSKAKITITPKDGATNVGLNDAANVAVADGTLTAVELKTSEGTAVAGKIAADGKSWKPDAALKRSTKYALAATAKDADGKEAHENASFTTISPENSFVGSFVPDEGQTVGVGMPVSITFNKPIQDKKAVQAAISVSSSSGQEVVGHWFGAQRLDFRPEQYWQANSTVTMKLALEGVQGAPGVQGVQNKTVTFKIGRSQVSTVDTKTKKMTVTRDGAVIKTIPISAGSPDNPTYNGQMVISEKFKETRMDGSTVGFKDSEGKGEYDIKDVPHAMRLSQSGTFLHGNYWGADSVFGSANTSHGCVGLNDVKGAGDPNQPAAWFYDNSLIGDVVTVVNSPDKTIKPDNGLNGWNMGWAEWKAGSAA, encoded by the coding sequence ATGGAGTGGCGTGTGAGGACGGACAGTATGCGGCGGAGCAGGTCCCTGGTGGCCATATCCGCCGTGCTCGGTGGGGTACTGATGCTCACGGCGTGCGGCGGCGGAGACGACGCGAAGCCGAAGGGCTCCGAGGCGAGCAAGGCCCAGGCGGATGTCGACGCGGCGGCCGCCAAGGACACCTCCAAGGCCAAGATAACCATCACGCCGAAGGACGGGGCCACGAACGTCGGCCTCAACGACGCGGCCAACGTGGCCGTCGCCGACGGCACCCTCACCGCGGTCGAGCTGAAGACCAGCGAGGGCACGGCCGTGGCCGGCAAGATCGCCGCCGACGGCAAGAGCTGGAAGCCGGACGCCGCGCTGAAGCGCTCCACGAAGTACGCCCTGGCGGCGACCGCCAAGGACGCGGACGGCAAGGAGGCGCACGAGAACGCCTCCTTCACCACCATCTCCCCGGAGAACAGCTTCGTCGGCTCGTTCGTCCCGGACGAGGGCCAGACGGTCGGCGTGGGCATGCCGGTCTCGATCACCTTCAACAAGCCGATCCAGGACAAGAAGGCCGTCCAAGCGGCGATCTCGGTCAGCTCCAGCAGCGGCCAGGAAGTCGTCGGCCACTGGTTCGGCGCGCAGCGCCTGGACTTCCGCCCGGAGCAGTACTGGCAGGCGAACTCCACCGTCACGATGAAGCTGGCGCTGGAGGGCGTCCAGGGCGCTCCCGGCGTCCAGGGCGTCCAGAACAAGACCGTCACCTTCAAGATCGGCCGCAGCCAGGTCTCCACGGTCGACACGAAGACCAAGAAGATGACGGTCACTCGGGACGGCGCGGTCATCAAGACCATCCCGATCTCGGCGGGCTCCCCGGACAACCCGACCTACAACGGTCAGATGGTGATCTCCGAGAAGTTCAAGGAGACCCGGATGGACGGCTCCACCGTCGGCTTCAAGGACAGTGAGGGCAAGGGCGAGTACGACATCAAGGACGTCCCGCACGCCATGCGCCTGTCCCAGTCCGGCACCTTCCTCCACGGCAACTACTGGGGAGCCGACTCGGTCTTCGGCAGCGCCAACACCAGCCACGGCTGTGTCGGCCTGAACGACGTCAAGGGCGCGGGCGACCCGAACCAGCCCGCCGCGTGGTTCTACGACAACTCGCTCATCGGCGACGTGGTCACCGTGGTCAACTCCCCGGACAAGACCATCAAGCCCGACAACGGCCTCAACGGCTGGAACATGGGCTGGGCGGAGTGGAAGGCCGGCTCGGCCGCCTGA
- a CDS encoding GGDEF domain-containing protein — protein MGVDGRLRAVVGLAQAMAAACAPRDSVRAAARGARVALDGSFAAISAWERERGCLRVLVNEGERRAGEEEFPEDESYPVHDFPEITEFLHELWVGGGGPHAWVESAVGDRPGRRGEALRRRGRGTCVVAPIVLSGRAWGELYVARDEGLPDFDEDDADFATVLAAVVAAGLAQNERLEEARRLAFTDPLTGLANRRAVDMRLDEALEEHRRTGVVVSLVVCDLNGLKAVNDTLGHAMGDRLLERFGSVLSLCGAMLPGSLVARLGGDEFCLVGVGPTADEIVRVTEEVCTRAAELELGEGVACGVASTGDPIGLVKSSRRLFRLADAAQYKAKAARSPKPVVAGRDTAVVRLADAAAEEAPGERRRFRGRQ, from the coding sequence ATGGGAGTTGACGGGCGGCTACGAGCCGTTGTGGGACTCGCTCAGGCGATGGCCGCGGCCTGCGCGCCGCGGGACAGTGTGCGGGCGGCCGCGCGGGGCGCGCGCGTCGCGCTGGACGGCTCGTTCGCCGCGATCTCCGCGTGGGAGCGGGAGCGGGGGTGCCTGCGGGTGCTCGTGAACGAGGGCGAGCGGCGGGCGGGCGAGGAGGAGTTCCCCGAGGACGAGTCCTACCCCGTGCACGACTTCCCCGAGATCACCGAGTTCCTGCACGAGCTCTGGGTGGGCGGCGGCGGCCCGCACGCCTGGGTCGAGAGCGCCGTCGGCGACCGGCCGGGGCGGCGCGGGGAAGCCCTGCGCCGACGCGGCCGCGGGACCTGTGTGGTCGCGCCCATCGTGCTCAGCGGCCGCGCCTGGGGCGAGCTGTACGTCGCCCGGGACGAGGGGCTGCCCGACTTCGACGAGGACGACGCCGATTTCGCCACCGTGCTCGCCGCCGTGGTCGCGGCCGGGCTCGCGCAGAACGAGCGGCTGGAGGAGGCCCGGCGGCTCGCCTTCACCGACCCGCTGACCGGGCTCGCGAACCGGCGGGCGGTCGACATGCGGCTCGACGAGGCCCTGGAGGAGCACCGGCGGACCGGGGTGGTCGTCAGCCTCGTCGTCTGCGACCTGAACGGGCTGAAGGCGGTCAACGACACCCTCGGCCACGCCATGGGGGACCGGCTCCTGGAGCGGTTCGGGTCGGTCCTGAGCCTGTGCGGGGCGATGCTGCCCGGATCGCTGGTGGCCCGCCTCGGCGGCGACGAGTTCTGCCTGGTCGGGGTCGGCCCGACGGCGGACGAGATCGTGCGCGTCACCGAGGAGGTGTGCACCCGGGCGGCCGAGCTGGAGCTGGGCGAGGGGGTGGCCTGCGGCGTGGCCTCCACCGGGGACCCGATCGGGCTGGTGAAGTCGTCCCGTCGGCTCTTCCGGCTCGCGGACGCCGCCCAGTACAAGGCGAAGGCCGCGCGCTCGCCGAAGCCCGTCGTGGCGGGCCGGGACACCGCGGTGGTTCGGCTCGCGGACGCCGCCGCAGAGGAGGCTCCCGGAGAGCGGCGCCGCTTCCGGGGTCGGCAGTGA
- the mmpB gene encoding morphogenic membrane protein MmpB, translating into MLWSDPKNEPPKDMRDAQAMIRRLTLVLALAMLVVVYVLGVGHF; encoded by the coding sequence ATGCTCTGGTCCGACCCGAAGAACGAGCCGCCCAAGGACATGCGCGACGCGCAGGCGATGATCCGGCGGCTGACCCTGGTGCTCGCCCTCGCCATGCTCGTGGTGGTGTACGTCCTGGGCGTGGGCCACTTCTAG